A stretch of DNA from Micromonospora peucetia:
AGCCTGGTGACCCGGCTGTCGGCCGAGTCTCCCGTCGAAGAGGGGCAGACCCGGCGGGTCTGGTTCAACCTGGAGAAGATCCACCTGTTCGACCCGTCCAACGGGCGCAACCTGACCCTGCACGAGGGACGGGCGGCCGGCGCGCTGGCCGACTGACGTACGACGACACGGGCGGGTGGGTCGACGCGACCCGCCCGCCGCCGTTTCAGCCGACCCGCTCGATCCGCAGCGGCAGGCCCAGGAAGCCGGCGTAGCGGCTCAGGGCGACCTCCACGCGGGCCCGGGTCCCCTCGTCGAGGGGCACCAGCGGGTGCACCGTGACCGTCACCCGGGTCTTGCCGACCGTCCGCTTCCAGGTGCCCACGACCCGCCCGTCGCGCACGATCGTGGCCTGGAAGACGCCGTTGCGGCCCGGCACGATCGCATCGGCGTGGGCGGGATCCAGCATCAGCGAGCGGTTCTTGAAGCCCAGCAGGTATTCGTCGAAGCCGGGCAGCACCAGCAGGTCGTCGTCGACCGGCTCTCGGGGGGCGTCCAACAGGGCGGCGTCGACGAGCGCCTCCTCCCCGTCGACGCGCACCACCGTCAGGGCGTCGCCGGCCGCCGCGAAGCCTCGGCGCGCGTCGGTGAGCGTCAGCCCCGTCCAGCCGGCGAACTCCCGGGCGGTGACGGGCCCGTGCCCGCGCACGTAGCGGCGGGCGAGGGTCGCCAGGGACTCGTCCCGCTCCGGCCGGTGCGGGTCGGGCGCCCACTCGTCGAGCAGGGCGAAGGTCTGCTCGGTGCCCACGTTCGGCGCGAGGCAGGTGACACCGCGCACGCTGGCGTACCAGAGCAGGTGGTAGCCGCGCTGGTCGCCGGTGTCGATGCCGGCCGCCGCCAGCGCGGCCAGGCACCGCGCCCGGGTGAGCCGGCCGCCGCCGGCCAGCGCGGCGCCGAGCACGTCGACCGCGCGGTCCGCGTCGGTCTCGGTCAGCCCGAGCTGCGTACGACGGGTCGCGGCGCTGGCCAGCGAGCGTACGCCGGTCAGCTCCAGCATCCAGCGGGCGTCGCGGGGCGGCACCAGGTGCACGGTGCCCCGCATCGGCCAGGTGCGCAGCGCCTCCCGGCGCTCCAGCCCGGCGTGCACGTCGGCGTGGCTGAGCGCGGGCAGTCGGGCGCCGAGGGACCACATGCCGCTGGCCAGGTCCTGTGCCTGCATGGCTCCGAACCACCCGACCACGTCGGCCACCCCGCCCGGACGGGCGGTGGGGTGCGGGCGGAGCAGCAGGCTGGTCATTCGTAGCGCGAGCGCCTCGCGCCCGGTCAGGTCCACGGGCATGGAGGCTCCTCCGGTCGGCTGGGGCCTCAGCCTAGGACCGGCCTCCGACATCGAGCTGCCGGGCTTCGCCCACAGCTCGACGAGAACCGGCAACTCCTACGCATGACGGCCGGCGCAGCGGGAAAGCGGGCCGCCAGGCAGCGGGAATGCGGGCCGTCAGCAGGCGCACCACTCGCGCGCCAGGAGGGAGCGACATGACCGCGTCCAACGAACCGACCCGGGGTGCCGGCGCGCCGACTCGTGCGGGCCGTGCCGGGCCCTCGGCGAAGACCAGCGCCGCTGCGGCATTCGCGCTGGTCTTCGGCGTGGCCGCGCTGATCAGCGTGCTGACGGTCATCCTGTCCTGGATCGGCCTGCTGCTCGGCGTCATCGGCGTGATCCTCGGCATCGTCGGGCTCAAGATGGCCCGCCGACCCGGGGTGACCGGTCGGGGCGTGGCGATCGGTGGCCTGGTGCTCAGCGCGCTGGCGGTGCTGATCGGGCTGGCCTTCGCCGCCGGGATCACCACCTTCCTCAACGACGAGGGCGCGGTGAACCGGATCCAGCAGAAGG
This window harbors:
- a CDS encoding winged helix DNA-binding domain-containing protein: MPVDLTGREALALRMTSLLLRPHPTARPGGVADVVGWFGAMQAQDLASGMWSLGARLPALSHADVHAGLERREALRTWPMRGTVHLVPPRDARWMLELTGVRSLASAATRRTQLGLTETDADRAVDVLGAALAGGGRLTRARCLAALAAAGIDTGDQRGYHLLWYASVRGVTCLAPNVGTEQTFALLDEWAPDPHRPERDESLATLARRYVRGHGPVTAREFAGWTGLTLTDARRGFAAAGDALTVVRVDGEEALVDAALLDAPREPVDDDLLVLPGFDEYLLGFKNRSLMLDPAHADAIVPGRNGVFQATIVRDGRVVGTWKRTVGKTRVTVTVHPLVPLDEGTRARVEVALSRYAGFLGLPLRIERVG
- a CDS encoding DUF4190 domain-containing protein yields the protein MTASNEPTRGAGAPTRAGRAGPSAKTSAAAAFALVFGVAALISVLTVILSWIGLLLGVIGVILGIVGLKMARRPGVTGRGVAIGGLVLSALAVLIGLAFAAGITTFLNDEGAVNRIQQKVDDLRDRLD